In the Larus michahellis chromosome 6, bLarMic1.1, whole genome shotgun sequence genome, one interval contains:
- the GNB4 gene encoding guanine nucleotide-binding protein subunit beta-4 isoform X1, with amino-acid sequence MSELEQLRQEAEQLRNQIRDARKACSDTTLAQITTSLDSVGRIQMRTRRTLRGHLAKIYAMHWGSDSRLLVSASQDGKLIIWDSYTTNKMHAIPLRSSWVMTCAYAPSGNYVACGGLDNICSIYNLKTREGNVRVSRELPGHTGYLSCCRFLDDNQIVTSSGDTTCALWDIETGQQTTTFTGHTGDVMSLSLSPDMRTFVSGACDASSKLWDIRDGMCRQSFTGHVSDINAVCFFPNGHAFATGSDDATCRLFDLRADQELMMYSHDNIICGITSVAFSKSGRLLLAGYDDFNCNVWDTLKGERAGVLAGHDNRVSCLGVTDDGMAVATGSWDSFLRIWN; translated from the exons ATGAGTGAGCTGGAACAGTTACGGCAGGAGGCAGAGCAACTGCGAAATCAAATCAGA GATGCAAGGAAAGCGTGTAGCGACACAACTCTTGCCCAG atcacAACAAGTCTGGACTCAGTGGGTCGAATCCAAATGCGAACAAGGCGTACGCTTAGAGGTCACTTAGCCAAAATCTATGCTATGCACTGGGGATCCGACTCAAG GCTACTAGTCAGTGCTTCTCAAgatggaaaattaattatttgggaTAGTTATACAACAAATAAG ATGCACGCCATTCCGCTGAGATCCTCCTGGGTGATGACTTGCGCCTACGCGCCCTCCGGAAACTACGTTGCCTGTGGTGGGTTGGACAACATCTGCTCCATCTACAACTTGAAAACCAGGGAGGGCAATGTGAGAGTGAGCCGAGAGCTGCCAGGGCACACAG GATACTTGTCCTGTTGTCGCTTTCTAGATGACAACCAGATTGTCACTAGCTCAGGAGACACCACTTG CGCTTTGTGGGATATTGAAACTGGTCAACAGACCACCACGTTCACTGGGCATACTGGCGACGTGATGAGTCTCTCTCTGAGTCCGGATATGAGGACTTTTGTCTCGGGTGCCTGTGATGCCTCCTCGAAGCTTTGGGATATTCGAGACGGAATGTGCAGGCAGTCGTTCACAGGGCACGTGTCGGATATTAACGCAGTTTGT TTCTTCCCCAACGGCCACGCATTTGCCACTGGATCTGACGATGCCACTTGCCGGCTCTTCGACCTACGCGCGGATCAGGAGTTAATGATGTATTCGCACGACAACATCATCTGCGGGATCACTTCTGTAGCCTTCTCAAAAAGCGGCCGCCTCTTGCTAGCGGGTTACGATGACTTCAACTGCAACGTGTGGGACACTCTGAAAGGGGAGAGAGCGG GTGTCCTTGCTGGCCATGACAACCGTGTCAGCTGTTTAGGTGTTACTGATGACGGCATGGCTGTAGCTACAGGGTCTTGGGACAGTTTTCTCAGAATCTGGAATTAA
- the GNB4 gene encoding guanine nucleotide-binding protein subunit beta-4 isoform X2 translates to MHAIPLRSSWVMTCAYAPSGNYVACGGLDNICSIYNLKTREGNVRVSRELPGHTGYLSCCRFLDDNQIVTSSGDTTCALWDIETGQQTTTFTGHTGDVMSLSLSPDMRTFVSGACDASSKLWDIRDGMCRQSFTGHVSDINAVCFFPNGHAFATGSDDATCRLFDLRADQELMMYSHDNIICGITSVAFSKSGRLLLAGYDDFNCNVWDTLKGERAGVLAGHDNRVSCLGVTDDGMAVATGSWDSFLRIWN, encoded by the exons ATGCACGCCATTCCGCTGAGATCCTCCTGGGTGATGACTTGCGCCTACGCGCCCTCCGGAAACTACGTTGCCTGTGGTGGGTTGGACAACATCTGCTCCATCTACAACTTGAAAACCAGGGAGGGCAATGTGAGAGTGAGCCGAGAGCTGCCAGGGCACACAG GATACTTGTCCTGTTGTCGCTTTCTAGATGACAACCAGATTGTCACTAGCTCAGGAGACACCACTTG CGCTTTGTGGGATATTGAAACTGGTCAACAGACCACCACGTTCACTGGGCATACTGGCGACGTGATGAGTCTCTCTCTGAGTCCGGATATGAGGACTTTTGTCTCGGGTGCCTGTGATGCCTCCTCGAAGCTTTGGGATATTCGAGACGGAATGTGCAGGCAGTCGTTCACAGGGCACGTGTCGGATATTAACGCAGTTTGT TTCTTCCCCAACGGCCACGCATTTGCCACTGGATCTGACGATGCCACTTGCCGGCTCTTCGACCTACGCGCGGATCAGGAGTTAATGATGTATTCGCACGACAACATCATCTGCGGGATCACTTCTGTAGCCTTCTCAAAAAGCGGCCGCCTCTTGCTAGCGGGTTACGATGACTTCAACTGCAACGTGTGGGACACTCTGAAAGGGGAGAGAGCGG GTGTCCTTGCTGGCCATGACAACCGTGTCAGCTGTTTAGGTGTTACTGATGACGGCATGGCTGTAGCTACAGGGTCTTGGGACAGTTTTCTCAGAATCTGGAATTAA